The proteins below are encoded in one region of Synechococcales cyanobacterium T60_A2020_003:
- a CDS encoding DUF1049 domain-containing protein, protein MKTLILAVIVGAWISAIALLSIQNAKGVTLQFLAFKSVEIPFGLVLTSSVVVGMVGTALLLPVLRAGGSRRLKKSDRYENEFYEE, encoded by the coding sequence ATGAAAACGTTGATTTTGGCGGTGATCGTGGGCGCGTGGATCAGTGCGATCGCCCTCCTATCGATTCAAAATGCGAAAGGTGTGACCCTCCAGTTCCTGGCATTCAAATCCGTCGAAATTCCCTTTGGTTTGGTGTTGACCTCCAGTGTTGTAGTTGGCATGGTGGGGACTGCGCTGCTGTTGCCCGTGCTGCGTGCAGGTGGGAGTAGGCGGTTGAAAAAGAGCGATCGCTACGAAAATGAGTTCTACGAGGAATAG